In a single window of the Pseudohongiella acticola genome:
- the xseA gene encoding exodeoxyribonuclease VII large subunit — translation MNPDNPALHAFDARDADNSNRVLSVSSLNRLARGLLEDCFPSVTVEGEISNLAVPGSGHWYLTLKDDGAQIRCAMFRNRNASVRFRPANGMQVVVRGKLSLYEGRGDYQLILDTLQDAGAGALQRAFDELKQKLTREGLFDSDNKQPLPAHCRHIAVITSPTGAVIKDIISVFRRRYPAMQVTVIPVPVQGRDSALAIVQALRTAQQRQQDLGIDVVLLARGGGSLEDMQAFNDESVARAIHACPLPVVSAVGHETDISIADFVADLRAPTPSAAAELLSPDQQQLHMTVQTQQDKLLRLMQALFNQRHQQLDWLQKRLQHPGRRLQEQSHLLAQLDSRLQRATLRFLQQRRSSLQMLVRNLENISPLQTLQRGYSITRTPEGKLINSSSQLSAGDDIISTLANGQIVSTVKEIKA, via the coding sequence ATGAACCCTGACAATCCTGCTCTACACGCATTTGATGCCCGTGACGCCGACAACAGCAACCGCGTACTCAGCGTCAGCAGCCTCAATCGGCTGGCCCGCGGTCTGCTCGAAGACTGTTTTCCGTCGGTCACCGTTGAAGGCGAAATTTCCAATCTGGCTGTACCCGGATCCGGGCACTGGTATCTGACACTAAAAGACGACGGCGCCCAGATCCGTTGCGCCATGTTCAGGAACCGCAATGCCTCGGTGCGCTTTCGACCTGCAAACGGTATGCAGGTGGTGGTCCGTGGCAAGCTCAGCCTCTACGAGGGTCGCGGGGATTATCAATTGATTCTGGACACGCTGCAGGATGCCGGCGCCGGCGCCCTGCAGCGCGCATTCGATGAACTGAAACAGAAACTGACCCGGGAAGGCCTGTTCGACAGCGACAACAAACAACCGCTGCCAGCGCATTGCCGACATATAGCCGTCATCACCTCACCTACCGGTGCGGTCATCAAGGACATCATCAGTGTATTCCGCCGCCGTTACCCTGCCATGCAGGTGACAGTGATACCGGTACCGGTGCAGGGACGGGACTCGGCGCTTGCCATCGTCCAGGCTTTGCGCACCGCGCAGCAACGACAACAGGACCTCGGTATAGACGTCGTGTTGCTGGCCCGCGGGGGCGGTTCGCTTGAAGATATGCAGGCGTTCAATGACGAGTCGGTAGCGCGCGCCATTCATGCCTGCCCCCTGCCCGTTGTCAGTGCCGTGGGTCATGAGACCGATATTAGCATCGCCGATTTTGTTGCCGACCTGCGCGCGCCGACACCGTCGGCCGCGGCCGAGCTTCTCAGCCCTGATCAACAACAGCTGCACATGACAGTTCAGACCCAACAGGACAAACTGCTGCGCCTGATGCAGGCCCTGTTTAATCAACGCCATCAGCAACTGGACTGGTTACAAAAACGCCTGCAGCATCCGGGCCGTCGACTGCAGGAGCAGTCACATCTGTTGGCTCAATTGGACAGTCGACTACAACGAGCCACGTTGCGCTTTTTACAGCAACGCCGCAGCAGTCTGCAGATGCTGGTCCGCAATCTGGAGAATATCAGCCCCCTGCAAACCCTGCAGCGCGGCTACAGCATTACCCGCACCCCGGAAGGAAAACTCATCAACTCATCATCACAGCTTAGCGCCGGTGATGATATTATCAGCACCCTGGCTAATGGCCAGATAGTCAGCACCGTTAAGGAGATCAAGGCATGA
- the der gene encoding ribosome biogenesis GTPase Der yields the protein MKPVLALVGRPNVGKSTLFNRLTRSRDAIVADFSGLTRDRQYGEGKGGDKPYIVIDTGGLEGGEKGIDFEMASQSLLAIEEADVVLLLVDGRAGLNPGDTQIVEHLRKLGKPAHLVVNKVDGIDEEVAMGDFYGLGLEQVFPITASQGRGVKKLLDSVLIGFPEPVPEDERAAEGIRIAIAGRPNVGKSTLVNRMLGEDRVVVFDEGGTTRDSVYIPFERHGNRYTLIDTAGIRRRGKTTETVEKFSVVKSLTAIQDANVVILVVDARTGIVEQDLHLLGYVVDAGRALVIALNKWDGMDTEQKERIKSDIRRRFAFVDFAAIHFISAMHGTGVGDLYKSVHIAYDSAKRDLGTNMLTKTLQDAVLDHSPPMINGRRIKLRYAHAGGQNPPIIVIHGKQTDKLPDSYKRYLEKTFRKVLKLEGTPVKIELRSDDNPYVKHEQGMSGRLVAQKRRITKNRKIARSRDD from the coding sequence ATGAAACCCGTACTGGCCCTCGTAGGGCGACCGAATGTGGGTAAATCCACCCTGTTTAACCGACTGACCCGTAGTCGTGACGCAATTGTCGCGGATTTCTCCGGGCTCACCCGTGACCGGCAGTATGGTGAAGGCAAAGGCGGTGACAAGCCTTACATCGTTATTGATACCGGCGGTCTGGAAGGTGGCGAAAAAGGCATCGATTTTGAAATGGCATCCCAGTCATTGCTGGCCATTGAAGAAGCCGATGTGGTTTTGTTGCTGGTAGACGGCAGAGCGGGTCTGAATCCGGGCGATACCCAGATTGTTGAACATTTGCGCAAACTGGGCAAGCCGGCACATCTGGTGGTCAACAAGGTTGATGGCATCGACGAAGAAGTCGCCATGGGTGACTTCTATGGTCTGGGGCTGGAACAGGTGTTTCCCATCACTGCGTCCCAGGGCCGTGGCGTCAAGAAACTGCTTGATTCTGTGCTGATCGGATTTCCTGAGCCGGTGCCAGAAGATGAACGCGCTGCCGAAGGCATTCGCATTGCCATTGCGGGTCGCCCAAATGTCGGTAAGTCGACCCTGGTCAATCGCATGTTGGGTGAAGATCGCGTGGTTGTCTTCGACGAAGGCGGCACTACCCGGGACAGCGTCTATATCCCTTTTGAACGTCATGGCAATCGTTATACCCTGATCGACACTGCCGGTATTCGCCGGCGTGGAAAAACCACGGAGACGGTGGAAAAATTCTCGGTGGTGAAATCATTGACTGCGATTCAGGATGCCAACGTTGTTATTCTGGTGGTGGATGCCCGTACGGGTATTGTCGAGCAGGACCTGCATTTGCTTGGGTATGTTGTTGACGCCGGTCGTGCACTGGTTATTGCCCTGAACAAATGGGACGGCATGGACACTGAGCAGAAGGAACGGATCAAGAGCGACATACGACGGCGTTTCGCCTTCGTCGATTTTGCCGCCATCCACTTTATTTCGGCCATGCATGGCACCGGTGTGGGTGACCTGTACAAATCCGTCCATATTGCTTACGACTCAGCGAAACGTGATCTGGGTACCAATATGTTGACCAAGACCCTGCAGGATGCAGTGCTGGATCATTCGCCACCGATGATCAATGGCCGACGCATTAAACTGCGCTACGCCCATGCCGGCGGTCAGAATCCACCGATTATCGTGATTCATGGCAAACAGACTGACAAATTACCTGATTCCTACAAGCGCTATCTGGAAAAAACCTTCAGGAAGGTGCTGAAACTTGAAGGTACGCCGGTCAAGATCGAGTTGCGCAGCGATGACAACCCCTATGTTAAACACGAGCAGGGGATGTCAGGGCGGCTGGTTGCTCAAAAACGGCGTATCACCAAGAACCGGAAGATCGCCCGATCGCGCGACGACTGA
- a CDS encoding methyl-accepting chemotaxis protein: protein MQRMQSQPTSIASNSSVTPDSPLIHRLAPVMVPAILVLLLVLAVLLFITSTGALRWTAVITAVAGIALFLLWRQTSVVAGVTALVRVLRDANDAQGDLSSIMPEVGDQAERETARLFNQFMERLRAALDDLRHHTIHVSLTSAMGRKIAEEASRDAGKQEDFSEIIYRSSEETATAIDELSRWTNNIADVNSSNLSTARGAVEELLHANGQIANVGGMMQQFHGTVGQLETTSENIRGILSTVQGFAAQTNMLALNAAIEAARAGEQGRGFAVVADEVRDLAVKVRGSADEIGNLLEEMIGVVSKTSSGTEQMIRETGQARESIDKSAGEFKQMVNGFESTHSDLLQVSAAAEQLSVNNQDIRSRSHEIRELGSRIRVDMDKNNEQTHELLESTDKALHKLCEFRIGRGPLEQVLEIVEQRRDQLEPAMAKLQSSGVDMFDRNHQTIAGTNPVKFDVSYARAFQQGCQHLIDAWAKEEDGALYCLPLDSKGYVAVHRSELSQEPTGDPAVDLAKSRHMRFFQSRDIPYMGRFRLQSYLRDTGEVMFNLSVPVHINGQYWGGLFMGLPATRLGISTPA, encoded by the coding sequence ATGCAGAGAATGCAGAGCCAGCCAACTTCCATTGCCTCGAATTCATCCGTCACCCCGGACTCCCCCCTGATTCATCGACTGGCACCCGTAATGGTGCCCGCCATTCTTGTGTTATTGCTGGTGCTGGCAGTGTTGTTATTCATTACGAGTACGGGTGCTCTGCGCTGGACTGCTGTAATCACTGCGGTCGCTGGTATTGCTCTGTTCCTGTTGTGGCGGCAGACGTCTGTCGTCGCCGGTGTCACTGCTCTGGTGCGCGTATTGCGAGATGCCAATGATGCTCAGGGCGATCTCTCATCGATCATGCCGGAAGTGGGCGACCAGGCCGAGCGTGAGACTGCGCGCCTGTTTAATCAGTTTATGGAACGGCTGCGCGCAGCACTTGACGATCTGCGCCATCACACCATTCACGTCAGTCTGACGTCTGCCATGGGGCGGAAAATCGCTGAAGAAGCCAGTCGGGACGCAGGAAAGCAGGAAGACTTTTCCGAAATCATCTATCGCTCAAGCGAGGAAACGGCTACCGCCATCGACGAACTGTCGCGCTGGACCAATAATATTGCTGACGTCAATTCCAGTAATCTGTCGACCGCCCGTGGGGCCGTAGAGGAGCTGTTGCACGCCAATGGTCAGATCGCCAATGTGGGCGGCATGATGCAGCAGTTTCACGGCACGGTGGGGCAGCTGGAGACAACGTCAGAGAATATCCGCGGCATCCTGTCTACTGTGCAGGGTTTTGCTGCACAAACCAATATGCTTGCACTTAATGCCGCCATTGAAGCGGCTCGCGCCGGTGAGCAGGGACGTGGCTTTGCCGTGGTGGCTGATGAAGTCAGAGACCTGGCCGTCAAGGTGCGGGGTTCGGCGGATGAAATCGGCAATTTGCTGGAAGAAATGATTGGTGTGGTGTCAAAGACGTCCAGCGGTACGGAACAGATGATCAGGGAAACCGGTCAGGCCCGGGAATCAATAGACAAATCGGCTGGCGAATTCAAGCAGATGGTCAATGGGTTCGAATCGACGCATTCGGATCTGTTGCAGGTCAGTGCGGCCGCCGAACAGCTGTCTGTGAATAATCAGGATATTCGCAGTCGTAGCCATGAAATCCGGGAGCTGGGTAGCCGTATCCGGGTTGATATGGACAAGAACAACGAACAGACCCATGAGCTGCTGGAATCCACCGACAAAGCGTTGCACAAGCTATGTGAGTTCCGGATCGGCCGCGGCCCGCTGGAACAGGTGCTGGAGATTGTGGAGCAGCGCCGCGATCAACTTGAGCCGGCGATGGCTAAACTGCAGTCATCCGGTGTGGACATGTTCGACCGAAACCATCAGACCATTGCCGGCACCAATCCGGTCAAATTTGATGTCAGCTATGCACGTGCGTTTCAGCAGGGCTGTCAGCATCTGATTGATGCGTGGGCAAAAGAGGAAGACGGGGCGCTTTACTGCCTGCCACTCGATAGCAAAGGCTATGTTGCCGTGCATCGCAGTGAGTTATCGCAGGAACCCACGGGGGACCCGGCTGTTGATCTGGCTAAAAGTCGTCATATGCGGTTCTTCCAGAGCCGGGATATACCTTACATGGGCCGGTTCCGTTTGCAGAGTTACCTGCGGGATACCGGCGAGGTCATGTTCAACCTGTCGGTACCCGTGCATATTAACGGTCAGTATTGGGGGGGCCTGTTTATGGGGTTGCCAGCAACACGCCTGGGTATTTCCACGCCAGCCTAG
- a CDS encoding DsbA family protein → MNKREQQRLIREQKQQQAEKQAKLRKTMGRLAMVIVIPLVIISVIYGLMGQGEVYPPDQISDLDHVKGNGDEVTLVVYADFQCPACATEHRVMSQAWPRIAPNVQLVFRHYPLTSTHRFAWTAALYAEAAGRQGKFWEMHDQLFLNQTYWASLNEVEEEFDGYLEQLDLDVAQAHTDMRDETLLQKVRNDQRGGTSAGVRSTPALFVNGRLTPVPQNPVDMIALVNRAREDDADN, encoded by the coding sequence ATGAACAAGCGCGAGCAACAACGTCTGATTCGCGAACAAAAACAACAACAGGCCGAAAAACAGGCAAAGCTGCGCAAAACCATGGGCCGACTTGCGATGGTTATCGTGATACCACTGGTGATCATCAGTGTCATCTACGGCCTGATGGGCCAAGGGGAAGTCTATCCGCCCGACCAGATAAGTGACCTCGATCATGTCAAAGGCAATGGCGACGAGGTAACGCTGGTGGTGTATGCGGATTTCCAATGCCCAGCCTGTGCCACTGAACATCGTGTCATGAGTCAGGCCTGGCCGCGAATCGCACCCAATGTGCAGCTGGTATTCCGCCATTACCCGCTTACCAGTACCCACCGTTTTGCCTGGACAGCGGCATTGTACGCCGAAGCCGCAGGACGCCAGGGCAAATTCTGGGAAATGCATGACCAGCTTTTCCTGAACCAGACTTATTGGGCGTCCCTGAACGAAGTGGAAGAAGAGTTTGACGGCTACCTTGAACAACTGGACCTGGATGTGGCCCAGGCCCATACCGATATGCGTGACGAAACCCTGCTGCAGAAGGTACGCAATGATCAGCGCGGCGGCACCAGTGCCGGCGTCCGCTCAACGCCTGCGCTATTTGTTAATGGTCGCCTGACGCCTGTCCCGCAGAATCCAGTTGACATGATCGCTCTGGTCAATCGCGCACGCGAAGACGACGCCGACAACTAG
- a CDS encoding DoxX family protein, whose product MSIISTVNRCVDSVGNNTQTLSWTLLRVLGSAMFMTHGWPKMFGTQAQPFLGGMGFFGIDVGVNMLWVAGAIELFGGALLLLGLFTRYAALFAAVLMVMAYLTAHPAWFPTLNNGELATLYFLVYFAIFAIGPGKISLDYLIRGRS is encoded by the coding sequence ATGTCAATAATCAGTACGGTCAACCGATGTGTGGACAGCGTTGGTAACAATACTCAGACGCTGTCATGGACGCTTCTGCGTGTTCTGGGTAGCGCCATGTTCATGACCCATGGCTGGCCCAAGATGTTCGGCACCCAGGCACAACCATTTCTGGGCGGTATGGGATTCTTCGGCATTGATGTCGGCGTGAATATGTTATGGGTTGCGGGCGCCATCGAGTTATTCGGCGGGGCCTTGCTGTTGCTTGGCCTGTTTACCCGATATGCAGCCCTGTTCGCGGCGGTCCTGATGGTCATGGCTTATCTGACGGCTCACCCGGCCTGGTTTCCGACCCTCAACAACGGTGAGTTGGCAACCCTGTACTTCCTGGTCTATTTCGCCATTTTTGCCATCGGACCCGGCAAGATCAGCCTTGACTACCTGATTCGCGGCCGTAGCTGA
- the rodA gene encoding rod shape-determining protein RodA, with the protein MSELTRRAINPRFALGTQERTLAWRLHIDVPLLVGALMVCCLGLFVLYSASGEDMDSVIRQVIRLGIGFTAMLIIAQIPPRTFRYWALPAFAVVTVLLVLVLFFGTVVNGAQRWLAIPGLGVFQPSELMKLSLPVMVAWYFSKVVLPPRWHDIVISLIIVGVPSFLIANQPDLGTSILVGMSGLIVLFFAGLSWRILSAAGLLTVIAIPLMYMFVLEPYQRRRVDTLFNPEADPLGAGWNIIQSTIAMGSGGLMGKGWLNGTQSRLDFLPESSTDFILAVIGEEFGLLGIVVLLSLYIFIVGRGLFISWQAKETFSRLLGVSLSLTFCIYVVVNMGMVSGILPVVGVPLPLVSYGGTSAITLLTGFGILMSIHTHRRLLPH; encoded by the coding sequence ATGTCTGAACTGACGCGACGAGCGATCAATCCCCGTTTCGCACTGGGCACGCAAGAGCGCACTCTCGCCTGGCGTTTGCATATTGATGTGCCTTTGCTGGTCGGGGCGCTCATGGTTTGCTGTCTGGGATTGTTTGTGTTGTACAGTGCCAGTGGCGAAGACATGGACTCGGTCATACGGCAGGTGATTCGCCTGGGTATTGGTTTTACGGCCATGTTGATCATTGCTCAGATTCCACCGCGAACATTTCGCTATTGGGCACTGCCTGCGTTTGCTGTAGTCACGGTCTTGCTGGTGCTGGTGCTGTTTTTTGGCACCGTTGTCAATGGCGCACAACGCTGGCTGGCAATACCAGGGCTCGGGGTTTTTCAGCCATCTGAGTTGATGAAACTGTCTTTGCCGGTGATGGTCGCCTGGTATTTCAGCAAGGTGGTGCTGCCCCCGCGTTGGCATGACATCGTCATCAGTCTTATCATCGTTGGTGTTCCCAGTTTTCTGATTGCCAACCAGCCGGACCTGGGTACCTCCATCCTGGTTGGTATGTCTGGCCTGATCGTACTGTTCTTTGCCGGGTTGTCGTGGCGAATTCTGTCTGCCGCGGGTTTATTGACTGTTATCGCCATTCCACTGATGTACATGTTTGTGCTGGAACCCTATCAGCGTCGTCGGGTAGATACCCTGTTCAACCCTGAAGCGGACCCACTGGGTGCTGGCTGGAACATCATTCAGTCCACCATTGCCATGGGGTCGGGCGGGCTGATGGGCAAGGGCTGGCTCAATGGCACACAATCGCGTCTGGACTTCCTGCCGGAATCCTCGACGGATTTTATCCTGGCGGTCATTGGCGAAGAGTTTGGTTTGCTGGGCATTGTTGTGCTGCTGTCGCTTTATATTTTTATTGTCGGTCGCGGGTTGTTCATTAGCTGGCAGGCCAAAGAGACATTCAGTCGTCTTCTGGGTGTCAGTCTGTCGCTCACCTTCTGTATTTACGTCGTGGTCAATATGGGCATGGTGTCGGGCATCCTGCCGGTGGTCGGCGTGCCTTTGCCGTTGGTCAGTTATGGCGGTACCTCAGCTATCACATTGTTGACCGGCTTTGGTATTCTGATGTCAATTCATACGCATCGCCGGTTGTTGCCGCACTGA
- the guaA gene encoding glutamine-hydrolyzing GMP synthase: MSQNIHSQKILILDFGSQYTQLIARRVRELGVYCEIWDYQCTQAEVEAFAAQGIILSGGPETATLADSPQAADYLFTQNVPLLGICYGMQTMAERLGGKVEASDKSEFGYAEVNLPAPGALFDGIEDRMAEGGVPQLDVWMSHGDKVIKLPPGFVVSAETGSAPIAAMADESRRFYGVQFHPEVTHTLQGQRILERFVRKICGCDALWTSANIIDDAIRVVREQVGSDHVLLGLSGGVDSSVVAALLHKAIGDQLTCVFVDNGLLRLNEGDQVMATFAENMGVKVIRVDAEDMFLDRLAGVSDPELKRKAIGNTFIEVFDQEASKIENVRWLAQGTIYPDVIESAGSRTGKAHVIKSHHNVGGLPENMALKLVEPLRELFKDEVRRIGLELGLPYDMVYRHPFPGPGLGVRILGEVKKEYCDVLRRADAIFIEELHKADYYHKTSQAFAVFLPVKSVGVVGDGRRYSWVISIRAVETIDFMTARWAHLPYELLETVSNRIINEITDVSRVTYDISSKPPATIEWE, from the coding sequence ATGAGTCAAAATATTCACAGCCAGAAAATACTGATTCTGGATTTTGGATCACAATACACACAACTGATTGCTCGCCGGGTTCGTGAACTTGGCGTGTATTGTGAGATCTGGGATTACCAGTGCACCCAGGCGGAAGTGGAAGCGTTTGCAGCGCAGGGCATTATCCTCAGCGGCGGCCCGGAAACAGCTACGCTGGCCGATTCACCGCAGGCTGCTGATTACCTGTTTACCCAGAACGTGCCATTGCTGGGTATCTGTTATGGTATGCAGACCATGGCCGAACGACTCGGAGGCAAGGTTGAAGCATCTGACAAATCCGAGTTTGGTTATGCTGAAGTAAATCTGCCTGCGCCGGGTGCCCTGTTTGACGGCATTGAAGATCGCATGGCGGAAGGCGGCGTGCCGCAACTGGACGTATGGATGAGCCATGGTGACAAGGTCATCAAATTGCCGCCAGGCTTTGTGGTCAGTGCCGAGACCGGCAGTGCCCCCATTGCCGCCATGGCGGATGAATCTCGCCGGTTCTATGGTGTCCAGTTCCATCCGGAAGTGACTCATACCCTGCAAGGTCAGCGCATACTGGAACGTTTTGTGCGTAAAATATGTGGCTGTGATGCGCTGTGGACGTCAGCCAATATCATTGATGATGCGATTCGGGTTGTGCGTGAGCAGGTCGGCAGCGATCACGTTCTGCTCGGTCTTTCCGGGGGTGTTGATTCCTCGGTAGTGGCAGCGCTGCTGCACAAAGCTATCGGAGATCAGTTGACCTGTGTGTTTGTTGATAACGGCTTGCTGCGCCTGAACGAAGGCGATCAGGTGATGGCCACGTTTGCTGAAAACATGGGCGTCAAAGTTATCCGTGTTGATGCTGAGGACATGTTCCTTGACCGCCTTGCCGGGGTCAGTGATCCTGAGCTGAAACGCAAAGCCATTGGCAATACTTTTATAGAAGTGTTCGACCAGGAGGCTTCGAAGATAGAGAACGTGCGCTGGCTGGCGCAGGGCACTATTTATCCGGATGTCATTGAGTCTGCCGGGTCCCGCACGGGCAAGGCTCATGTTATCAAGTCACACCACAATGTTGGTGGGCTGCCCGAAAACATGGCGCTGAAACTGGTCGAACCGCTGCGCGAACTGTTCAAGGACGAGGTGCGCCGTATTGGCCTGGAACTGGGCCTGCCTTACGATATGGTGTATCGCCATCCATTCCCCGGACCGGGGCTGGGTGTGCGCATTCTGGGTGAAGTGAAAAAGGAATATTGTGACGTTCTGCGCCGCGCAGACGCCATTTTCATTGAGGAACTGCACAAAGCTGACTACTACCATAAAACCAGTCAGGCCTTTGCTGTATTCCTGCCAGTGAAATCTGTTGGCGTTGTGGGTGATGGGCGACGCTACTCATGGGTGATCAGCATACGCGCGGTGGAAACCATCGATTTCATGACTGCGCGCTGGGCTCACTTGCCGTATGAATTGCTGGAAACCGTCAGTAACCGCATCATCAATGAAATTACCGATGTGTCGCGGGTAACTTACGATATTTCGTCGAAGCCACCGGCAACGATTGAGTGGGAATAG
- the guaB gene encoding IMP dehydrogenase, whose product MLRIAEEALTFDDVLLLPAHSSVLPKAVSLKTRLTASIALNIPLMSSAMDTVTEARLAIAMAQEGGIGVIHKNMTIEQQAREVRQVKKYESGVVKDPITISPEARISDLVALMRENDISGMPVVIGRQLVGIVTSRDVRFESNLNAKVETIMTPKQSLVTVKEDASHDQIKELLHQHRIEKILVVNDEFELRGLITLKDIRKSEDFPNASKDQQGRLRVAAAVGTSADTEDRVNALAEAGVDVIVVDTAHGHSEGVLSMVRRIKGLYPELGVIGGNIATAQAARDLAEAGADAVKVGIGPGSICTTRIVTGVGVPQITAVSNVVDALKDTKVCVISDGGIRFSGDIAKVVAAGAHVVMIGSLLAGTEEAPGEVELFQGRSYKAYRGMGSLGAMSQSQGSSDRYFQDAASGVEKLVPEGIEGRVPYKGTMSSIVHQLMGGLRSSMGYTGCATVDEMRTKPEFVKITASGMQESHVHDVSITKEAPNYRMS is encoded by the coding sequence ATGTTACGCATTGCTGAAGAAGCGCTGACATTCGACGATGTTCTGCTTCTGCCCGCCCACTCTTCTGTACTCCCCAAAGCTGTCAGCCTGAAAACGCGTTTGACTGCGAGTATAGCCCTGAATATTCCCCTGATGTCTTCTGCCATGGATACCGTGACTGAAGCGCGTCTTGCTATTGCCATGGCGCAAGAGGGGGGTATTGGTGTCATACATAAAAACATGACCATCGAGCAACAGGCACGCGAAGTGCGACAGGTCAAAAAGTATGAAAGTGGCGTGGTCAAAGACCCGATAACCATTTCTCCCGAGGCGCGGATCAGTGATCTGGTTGCGCTGATGCGCGAGAACGATATTTCCGGTATGCCCGTCGTGATTGGCCGTCAGCTGGTTGGCATCGTGACCAGCCGGGACGTGCGTTTTGAGAGCAATCTCAACGCCAAGGTCGAAACCATCATGACACCGAAACAGAGTCTGGTGACGGTTAAAGAAGATGCCAGTCATGACCAGATCAAGGAATTGTTGCATCAGCACCGGATTGAAAAAATCCTGGTGGTTAATGATGAATTCGAACTGCGCGGCCTGATTACCCTGAAAGATATCCGCAAGTCGGAAGACTTCCCCAATGCCTCCAAGGATCAGCAGGGGCGATTGCGCGTTGCGGCTGCTGTTGGCACCAGCGCGGACACTGAAGACCGAGTCAATGCTTTGGCTGAAGCGGGTGTGGATGTGATTGTGGTAGACACGGCGCATGGCCACTCAGAGGGTGTATTGAGCATGGTGCGGCGCATCAAAGGCCTGTACCCCGAGCTCGGTGTTATTGGCGGCAACATTGCCACAGCCCAGGCAGCACGCGACCTGGCCGAGGCAGGCGCGGATGCAGTGAAAGTGGGTATAGGCCCGGGCTCCATCTGCACCACCCGCATCGTAACCGGTGTCGGGGTGCCGCAGATCACGGCCGTGTCCAATGTTGTTGATGCACTGAAAGACACCAAGGTCTGCGTCATATCAGATGGCGGTATCCGCTTCTCGGGTGACATTGCCAAGGTTGTTGCTGCTGGCGCACACGTCGTCATGATCGGCAGCCTGCTGGCGGGCACCGAAGAAGCGCCGGGCGAAGTAGAGCTTTTTCAGGGCCGCAGCTACAAGGCCTATCGCGGCATGGGCTCTCTGGGCGCCATGTCCCAGAGTCAGGGTTCCAGTGATCGCTACTTCCAGGATGCAGCATCCGGTGTGGAAAAACTGGTACCCGAAGGCATAGAGGGCCGGGTGCCTTATAAAGGCACCATGTCCAGCATCGTGCATCAGTTGATGGGTGGTCTGCGTTCAAGCATGGGTTATACCGGTTGTGCCACGGTGGACGAAATGCGCACTAAACCTGAGTTTGTCAAAATCACCGCATCCGGTATGCAGGAAAGCCACGTGCATGACGTCAGCATCACCAAGGAAGCTCCCAATTATCGTATGAGTTGA